Within Ipomoea triloba cultivar NCNSP0323 chromosome 9, ASM357664v1, the genomic segment AGAACACAGGAAGGGAGTCAACTGAGAAATTTCATGGCCATTAGAATGGGTGAGGGTGAGCTCCATGTTTTCTTCTTTCCCTTCATGGCTCAAGGCCACATGATTCCTATTCTAGACATGGCTAAGCTCTTCGCTTCACGTGGCGTCAAGGCCACCATAATCACCACCCCTTTAAACCAACCCGTTTTCTCCAAAGCCGTGGAAAAGTACGCGCAGTTGGGGTTCCAAATCCAGATCCGTTTGCTGCAATTCCCCGGCGTCGATGTTGGCTTGCCGGAAAGTTGCCAGCGTCTTGATCAAATCCCCTCCGATGACGGACTCCCCAGATTCTTTAACGCCTGCGAGATGCTCCAAGAGCCGCTTGAGCAAATCTTACGAGAGCTCCGTCCCGATTGCCTCGTCGCCGATATATTTTTCCCCTGGGCTACAGAGGCGGCGGCCAAGTTTGATATCCCAAGATTGATCTTTCACGGGTGCAGCTACTTGGCCATGTGTGCCACGGATAGCCTTGAAACTCACAAGCCTTTCAACGATGTTTCATCTGATTCTCAACTTTTTACGATTCCCAATCTTCCTCACGAGCTCAAACTCACCAGATTGCAAGTTTCTCCTTTCGAACGCAGCAAAGTTGAAACTCCCTTCACAGATATCTTGAAACGCATTAGTGAATCAGAGGAAACAAGCTATGGTGAAATATTCAACAGTTTCTATGAGCTGGAACCGGATTATGCTGAGCAGTACAAGAATGTTCTGGGGAGAAGAGCATGGTCAGTTGGGCCCCTTTCCCTTTACAACAGAGACGTAGAAGATAAAGCTCAAAGAGGGAAGAAATCGTCAATCGACGAGCTAAAATGCCTGGAATGGCTGGATTCCAAGAACCCCCATTCCGTGGTTTATATCTGTTTCGGAAGCGTGGCAAATTTCGCTCCGTCTCAACTCCAGGAATTGGCACTAGGGATCGAGGATTCAGGGCTGGACTTCGTGTGGGTGATCAGGAACAAGAGCGAAGAAGACAACGGATCAGAGAAATGGATGCCGGGAGGATTTGAGGAGAGAACGAAAGGGAAAGGATTGATCATAAGAGGCTGGGCTCCCCAAGTTCTGATTCTTGACCACCCAGCCATAGGGGCATTCGTGACCCATTGCGGATGGAACTCGATCCAGGAAGGAGTGTGTGCAGGGGTGCCTATGGTGACATGGCCACTATTCGCGGAGCAGTTCGTGAATGAAAAACTTATGACTGACATTTTGCAGACTGGAATTGGAGTTGGGTCGAAAGAGTGGAAGTTATCAGACAACGATGGTGTGAAGAGAGAAGCCATTGCAGAGGCAATCAAGAAGGTGATGATTAGTGAAGAATCGGAGGCGATGAGGAACAGAGCAAAGACAATGAAAGACAAGGCAAGGAAGGCAATCGAGGAAGGAGGATCGTCTTACTTAGATTTCAACTCTTTGTTGGATGAACTCAGAGCTTACCCTGCAAAACACTAACCTTAAAACAACTACTGTGGTAGAAATTGGAAACTGTTAGTTTGTTTTTAAGTCAAAATTTTTACAGAATTGTCTTTTGTGTGATTTACTTTCATAATGcacttattattttatcaatttgtGACGAGAGGTATTAGGTAACATAACAAAAACAAGTAGAAAAGTCATGTCCATAGGACCCCATACCCACCAGCTCTGTCCTTGCATGTTCAAAGCTTCTGGACTTTTAAAGCCCAATGGCGTATGGCACTAGCAAATTCAACGCTGGTGGACGAAGAaaacaaagacaaaaatatttacattttacaatgtcttttttttttttttctttctaaagaTCTGATCTTGGGTATTGTGACAAAATAGTATTATATAAATAGCTATACATTATTATAACGCTAAACAGAACACAGGAAAGGAAAGGAGTCAAGTGAGAAATTTCATGGTGATTAGCATGGGTGAGGGTGAGCTCCatgttttcttcttccccttcaTGGCTCAAGGCCACATGATTCCTATTCTTGACATGGCTAAGCTCTTCGCTTCTCGTGGCGTCAAGGCAACCATAATCACCACGCCTGCAAACCAACCCATTTTCTCCAAAGCCGTGGATAAGTATGCGCAGTTGGGGTTCCAAATCCAGATCCGTTTGCTGGAATTCCCCGGCGTCGAGGTTGGCTTGCCGGAAAGTTGCCAGCGCTCCGACCAAATCCCCGACGACGACGCACTCCCCAGTTTCTTCAAGGCCTGCGCGATGCTCCAAGAGCCGCTTGAGCAAATCTTACAAGAGCTCCGTCCCGATTGCCTCGTCGCCGATATGCTTTTCCCTTGGGCTACAAACACTGCCGCTAAGTTTGATATTCCAAGGTTGATCTTTCATGGATTCTCCTACTTGGCGTTTTGTGCTTTGAATAGTATTAGAATTCACAACCCTTTCAAGAATGCGAGTTCTGATTCTGAACTTTTCACGATTTCCAATCTTCCTCACGAGGTGAAACTCACCAGATTGCAAGTTCCTCCTTTTCAACGCAGTGAGGTTGAAACTCCGATGACGGAATTCATGAAAGGAGTTATGGAATCGGATGATAAGAGCTACGGGGTGATCTATAACAGCTTCTACGAGCTGGAAACTGATTATGCAGAGCACTACAAGAATGTTTTGGGGAGAAGAGCATGGTCAATTGGGCCACTTTCCCTTTACAACAGAGATGTAGAAGATAAAGCTCAAAGAGGGAAGAAATCGGCAATCGACGAGCACGAATGCCTCGAATGGCTGGATTCCAAGAACCCCCATTCCGTGGTTTATATCTGTTTTGGAAGCGTGGCAAATTTCGCCCCGTCTCAGCTCCACGAAACGGCAATGGGGATCGAGGCTTCACGGATGGACTTCGTGTGGGTGATCAGAAAcaagagagaagaagacaacGGATCAGAGAAATGGATGCCCGAAGGATTCGAGGAGAGAACCAAAGGGAAAGGATTGGTCATAAGAGGCTGGGCTCCTCAAGTACTGATTCTTGATCACCAGGCCGTGGGGGCGTTCGTGACTCACTGTGGATGGAACTCGATATTGGAAGGGGTGTGTGCAGGTGTGCCTATGGTGACATGGCCGGTGTTCTCCGAGCAGTTCTTGAATGAAAAACTGATGACTGATGTTCTGCGGACTGGAATCGGAGTCGGGTCGAAAGAGTGGAATAGATCAGAGAGTGATGGTGTGGAGAGGGAAGCCATTGCAGAGGCAATTAAGAGAGTGATGATCGGTGAAGAATCCGAGGAAATGAGGAGCAGAGCGAAGGCAATGAAAGACAAGGCGAAGATGGCAATCGAGGAAGGAGGATCATCGTACTTAGAATTGAGTTCTTTGTTGGATGAACTGAGAGCTTACCATGCAAAACAGTGActaaaacaacaaaaagatGGATGCATGTCTCCTAAGGGAGTTCAGAGTTGCTTATTGactttctttgtttaatttaagTTGATTTATTTCTTGTGATCTTTTCGGGTTAGGATTATAAGACATGATTAATTCAGTCTTCGTTAATGCTAGGATTTTAATTTGGGTTTCAGCACACCAAAAGCAATGGGAGTGAGACTGTGAAAGTGCCAAAATTTTGCTACCAAAATTCTGGAATCCAAGAGGATAGTATTGGGCTGATATCTTGGTTGAATGCTCAATTGGTAAAAGGCCCAATTATGTGTCCATTCATGTGACACATTTCTCCCAACCAGGGACAAAAGTCTATCCAAGCCAAAACTATTCAAAGACACATGCCATTTCCCCATTTGTGTATTTgtaatgttcttttttttttaagagtatTTGTAATGTTCTAACACCTTATATTCTATAAATAACACCTTGAAAGATTGGAAAAGAGATTGATACTCCCCAAAGGATAACCCTACCTAAGAAATGTAAACCGAGCTATAAGATCTAGTGTGACGTGTTTGACTGGAAGAGTGttaacaattataaaaaaaaaatgtaactttcTAGTACACAAATTATGTTTCAGTAACTCGATCATCTTTTCGgagtaaaaaaacaaaaaataaaaacatgagTAAGTTGAATGGTTAAAAGGTAAACAATCAAACTTACTGTACCTAGGACTTTGTGCTAAAGTGgataatatatgtttaattatgAAAACCAGTAACTTGTCTGGATCAAAAGGAATAAGCGCAACTTTATTAAGATTGATTATCATAGTGTTTGGAAAAAGCATTCtcaatcataaaataaaaaaaaggattaatattttgtttttatttcatttttctggAAAGCTGTTCGCATAAGTTCAGGCACTCTGCCTTCCCCTGTTCATGCTTTTACATTCAAATGCTCATTATATTAGCAAACAAAAGTAGATTGTTCATAATTGTTAGCTGGAAAGGTGGATTTCATTATCTTGTCATACCAAACGCATTCACCTCCTAAAGTGAATTATAAgctaattatgattaattaaacATAATGCTAATTGTGATTAATGATTATgattaattaaacatataaatagATCACCGAAATCgtaattaaattattgtttttatgtcAAAATAAAGGTAAAGTAAATTTAGATTTATTATCacgaaataaatttaaaacttgATGTTTATTGACCTGTTTTTTGAATGCtatccactgaggctcaatcgTTTGGtgctttgttgtttttttttttagtactactgactctgttagatgcctccactaaggcttgaacccactccttCTATATGGGGTgtaaccggatgccactagaccacaaggtcattagcAGCAAAAGGGTACTTGATCATTCAAGGTGCCAAGAACAATGTGTatttaattagcataatatcATCAGGCTTTTATATCTTGCTCTGAAACTCCTTGTCTGTACGTCATGGTTGATCCAAATTCTAGCCAATGATGATTTATTTCTAAGCGATACAAGTCAATAATACTAACCTCAACACTAGGCAACAATTGTGTTTGGTACATTGCAATTACAATTTCTTTACAATACAATTATTTAACTTGccaaattacattatttagttagaaggaattacaattttctccTCATAAACTTGTGAGGAGTATATACTATATAGAGTTTAAGGTATGACACCAAAAATCTAGgctaaataaaacaaataaataaagaattggCAGGCCAAACAAAGGAAACACCATTGTTTGTCCTTATCCAAACGCAGAAACATCTTGGCTAGCAACAAAACGCTGTAAAATGGTTGTTTAATCTGGATTGGATATTTGTCATTTCCTCTACCAActttagcaccatgaactaagtTTGAAAATTTAACTACATGTCTACATTATATAATTTAGGATGATTTTTATTGTCCACcgtatatttaatataattatattaatgttttGTTACAATTTTACTATTGAGTATTGTACctttttcttaaattaataTCGGATAGTCGGtaatcattatttataatataaaaatatgatatttaaaatgataattatatattcaattaatttgatatCTAAACATTATCTTGGAAATCTAAAATCCCAATTATTTATACCATTAATTTAGCATTTCATCGTAGATTGTAGAGATACAACAAAATATAGTCTGGTCGGTAACAAGTATTATttatagtaaaataattattaatacctAAATAAATCTGGTGTTTACTAAACATTAAgtccaaaatttaaaacataaattATGCGTTCtctttatttggtaaaattataaattataatttgtatGAAAATATATAGTTCATCCTAATTACATCACTTAAAGATCTTTAGTTAGACACTTCCATATCCTATCatcatatttgattttaattagtTCAGTATTGTGtaatgggcaaattatacaaGATAATTTGGGCGtactgaattttttttaaaaaaatatattttgatacaaaaattatattttgttcaattgGACTTATTTTGAACTATCCTCTCTATCGAGATATATAAAGCTGCCCGCATGAGCAGTTCAATTGGTCACAAAAGGTGAAGTTTGAGAAATGAGGGGAGTCTACGTGCGCGTAGTATGCAAAAATTTGATCTCTATATTTAATTGAATTACCGTAATTTATACCATCTTAAATACTATGTCGGGGAGCGTATGGCCTTTGGAATTAGTGATTCAAACTTTTGGTAACAATATATAAAGCTTTTGAATTGAAGGTGCATTTTGTTGTTGGTCCCACCCATCTCCATAAAAAGGTAGGACCCACTACCCCATCCCCatctttaatttgatcaaccTTCCCAATTACCGAACTGGTTTGAACTTTTGAAATcattctcttattattatttctacccaattttttgaagaaaatgaaaaagtttttttttttttcttttacaaaaaaataccATCTTTGAAGCACTATTCCCAAATACCAACCGCAGTTTCGCCTTTTAAATTTGTACACgtttttattacatttatttaataaattaatgataAGAAGTTTTAGTTTATAAATCttattaaggaaaaaaattaaatccaaCAAAATTCAGAGACTGATACCCAATATCCAAAGATCTTGTCTCCTTCCTCTTTCCCTTCCATTTCCAATCtcatttctcaaaaaattattactcaataaaattaaataaaaaaaaaacaaaaaaggagaaaaagttCATATTTAAAGCTCTCTGCATCCGATTTATTTTCTattgcagagagagagagagggggggttGAAGATGAAGACCGGAGCAAAGTTCATAGTTCTCCACCCTTCACCTCACAAAAATGGCGTCGCGGCGGTTTCTCCTCGTATTCTTCTGCTCCTTTTCGTCTCTTTCTTCACTTTCGCGTTTGCCCTCACGTTCTTCTCCGGCAGGGACGCCGCTCCGGCCGCCGGAGCGGCCGCCCCCGCCGCTGCCAAGGCGGAGTTGCCGAAGCCGGTGTTCGAGGCGCTTCTCCACTACGCTACGATGAATACAACGTTGGTGTCGGGGCGAATGTCGCCGGCGGAGCTGAACAGCATCTCCGCCGCGCTCCGGCGGTGCGGAAACGGGTGCAATTTCCTGGTTTTCGGGCTCACCCACGAGACCCTTCTCTGGCACTCGCTCAACTACAACGGCCGCACGGTCTTCATCGACGAGAGCGCTTACAGGGTCTCGAAATTCGAAGAGGCCCACCCGGAAATCGAGGCCTACGACGCCCAGTTCACCACGAAGGTGAGCGAGTTGCGGGATTTGTTGGCCCACGCGAAAGAGCAGCGCGTGACGGAGTGTCGCCCCGTGCAGAACTTGCTCTTCTCCGACTGCAAATTGGCCATAAACGACCTCCCCAACCAGCTCTACGACGTCGCTTGGGACGTGATCTTGGTGGACGGGCCGCGCGGGAATTTCCCGGCGGCGCCGGGGAGAATGGCGGCGATTTTCACCGCCGGAGTCTTGGCCCGGAGCAAACGGGGCTCCACCGCCCCGACCCACGTGTTCGTGCACGAGATTGAGAGAGAAGCGGAGAGAATATGCAGCGAGAAATTCTTGTGTAAGGGAAATTTGGTAGAATCTGTAGATTCTTTAGGGCATTTTGTGGTAGGTCAAATGGAGGCTAAGAGTTTTAAGTTCTGTAACAAGCCGGAATCTTCATCGTCGTCGTCTTCTTCCCCTTCATATGCTAACGAATGAGGATATTCGCCGCCGtcaacatctttttttttttttcttttttttttttcattttaaccTTTTTTCTTTATATGTAAAATCTGTAAGTTACAAGTATCTTCAAACTTCAAAGTTTGATTTAAGTATTCCAAGAAATTATATGAGAATCCAAAATCAAATTTTGCTTCCAATTTAGTCCATTTACTAAAAATCTAGcaaatttttagga encodes:
- the LOC116028376 gene encoding scopoletin glucosyltransferase-like; its protein translation is MAIRMGEGELHVFFFPFMAQGHMIPILDMAKLFASRGVKATIITTPLNQPVFSKAVEKYAQLGFQIQIRLLQFPGVDVGLPESCQRLDQIPSDDGLPRFFNACEMLQEPLEQILRELRPDCLVADIFFPWATEAAAKFDIPRLIFHGCSYLAMCATDSLETHKPFNDVSSDSQLFTIPNLPHELKLTRLQVSPFERSKVETPFTDILKRISESEETSYGEIFNSFYELEPDYAEQYKNVLGRRAWSVGPLSLYNRDVEDKAQRGKKSSIDELKCLEWLDSKNPHSVVYICFGSVANFAPSQLQELALGIEDSGLDFVWVIRNKSEEDNGSEKWMPGGFEERTKGKGLIIRGWAPQVLILDHPAIGAFVTHCGWNSIQEGVCAGVPMVTWPLFAEQFVNEKLMTDILQTGIGVGSKEWKLSDNDGVKREAIAEAIKKVMISEESEAMRNRAKTMKDKARKAIEEGGSSYLDFNSLLDELRAYPAKH
- the LOC116028377 gene encoding scopoletin glucosyltransferase-like, with the protein product MVISMGEGELHVFFFPFMAQGHMIPILDMAKLFASRGVKATIITTPANQPIFSKAVDKYAQLGFQIQIRLLEFPGVEVGLPESCQRSDQIPDDDALPSFFKACAMLQEPLEQILQELRPDCLVADMLFPWATNTAAKFDIPRLIFHGFSYLAFCALNSIRIHNPFKNASSDSELFTISNLPHEVKLTRLQVPPFQRSEVETPMTEFMKGVMESDDKSYGVIYNSFYELETDYAEHYKNVLGRRAWSIGPLSLYNRDVEDKAQRGKKSAIDEHECLEWLDSKNPHSVVYICFGSVANFAPSQLHETAMGIEASRMDFVWVIRNKREEDNGSEKWMPEGFEERTKGKGLVIRGWAPQVLILDHQAVGAFVTHCGWNSILEGVCAGVPMVTWPVFSEQFLNEKLMTDVLRTGIGVGSKEWNRSESDGVEREAIAEAIKRVMIGEESEEMRSRAKAMKDKAKMAIEEGGSSYLELSSLLDELRAYHAKQ
- the LOC116028763 gene encoding protein IRREGULAR XYLEM 15-like, whose protein sequence is MKTGAKFIVLHPSPHKNGVAAVSPRILLLLFVSFFTFAFALTFFSGRDAAPAAGAAAPAAAKAELPKPVFEALLHYATMNTTLVSGRMSPAELNSISAALRRCGNGCNFLVFGLTHETLLWHSLNYNGRTVFIDESAYRVSKFEEAHPEIEAYDAQFTTKVSELRDLLAHAKEQRVTECRPVQNLLFSDCKLAINDLPNQLYDVAWDVILVDGPRGNFPAAPGRMAAIFTAGVLARSKRGSTAPTHVFVHEIEREAERICSEKFLCKGNLVESVDSLGHFVVGQMEAKSFKFCNKPESSSSSSSSPSYANE